One region of Bacillus zhangzhouensis genomic DNA includes:
- a CDS encoding tetratricopeptide repeat protein → MAHKIPSSEVGVKINQWYTHICKFEVEQAKGMKRLVEEEIHDMEEDQDLLLYYSLMDFRHQMMLQHLAPVHAGSETLQAVSFPKEIDDAEDEMTGLLGYYFHFFHGMYAFIQRRYTEAISYYKHAEHQLILVTDEIEKAEFYYKIAEVYYHMKQTYFSMHYAKKARDIYKKHQLYGKRSIQCDFVMAGNWIDANQYQKALPYLEKALKVCEAMEQKECTSYFKAMALNNLGTCHYSMGMYHTATVFFEQAISLYQKDQASTMIKSLFSLALTCFKLGDFQRAGEVIATGMKEASVLEDEIYQLKFQFLQALYMEKDGCEQLRSALFGLRNKKMFADLEELALDAANYYKERDMYKESSTFFEIVIEARTHIQKGDEMYENEA, encoded by the coding sequence ATGGCACACAAAATACCATCTTCCGAAGTAGGTGTAAAGATCAATCAATGGTACACGCATATTTGCAAATTTGAAGTTGAACAGGCAAAGGGCATGAAGCGCCTTGTTGAAGAAGAAATTCATGATATGGAAGAGGATCAAGATTTACTTCTATATTATTCTCTAATGGATTTTCGCCATCAAATGATGCTTCAGCACTTAGCGCCAGTCCATGCAGGGAGTGAAACGCTTCAAGCAGTGTCCTTTCCTAAAGAAATTGACGATGCAGAAGACGAGATGACAGGCTTACTCGGCTATTATTTTCATTTTTTTCATGGAATGTATGCGTTTATCCAGCGTCGGTATACCGAAGCCATTTCATATTACAAGCATGCGGAACATCAACTGATTTTAGTGACAGATGAGATTGAAAAAGCAGAATTTTACTATAAAATCGCAGAAGTATACTATCATATGAAACAAACCTATTTCTCCATGCACTATGCTAAAAAGGCGAGAGACATCTATAAGAAACATCAGCTTTATGGAAAAAGAAGCATTCAATGTGATTTTGTCATGGCAGGTAATTGGATTGATGCCAATCAGTATCAAAAAGCGCTTCCTTATTTAGAAAAAGCGTTAAAGGTCTGTGAAGCGATGGAACAAAAAGAATGCACATCTTACTTTAAAGCAATGGCTCTTAATAATTTAGGCACTTGTCATTATAGTATGGGAATGTACCATACAGCGACTGTCTTTTTTGAACAAGCCATTTCACTTTATCAGAAAGATCAAGCATCTACGATGATCAAATCGTTGTTTTCACTTGCCCTTACTTGTTTTAAACTCGGAGATTTTCAGCGGGCGGGCGAGGTCATAGCTACAGGAATGAAAGAGGCTAGTGTATTGGAAGATGAAATTTATCAGCTGAAATTCCAATTTTTGCAGGCTCTCTATATGGAGAAAGACGGCTGTGAGCAATTGAGGTCGGCCCTGTTTGGTCTGAGAAATAAAAAAATGTTTGCTGATTTAGAGGAATTAGCACTTGATGCGGCTAATTATTATAAGGAACGCGACATGTACAAGGAATCCTCCACTTTTTTTGAGATTGTGATCGAAGCGCGTACGCACATTCAAAAAGGAGATGAGATGTATGAGAACGAAGCATAA
- a CDS encoding poly-gamma-glutamate hydrolase family protein — MKRLLICGFIFLILCLLLMVKCSHSVQEKKEQKQQHKEIEKYEKERNKGDQYESFKQLIRHEKEGYEIEFHEKGGSDLLVFSPHGGDIEPGTSEIVEAFQERYSTYLFEGTKQDNNRDLHITSTNFDEPILVQMIKTYPFSISIHGYKSDKRHTLVGGTNEKMQRAVVRELKDRGFSAEMVQKGEPLSGTDPKNINNQNASGESVQLEISTAQREAFFDNFDTRKGKKKAFRRYINALKEVLREFDPSL; from the coding sequence ATGAAAAGGTTACTGATATGTGGATTCATCTTTCTTATTCTGTGTCTTCTTTTAATGGTGAAATGCAGCCACTCTGTTCAAGAAAAAAAAGAGCAAAAGCAGCAGCATAAAGAGATAGAAAAGTATGAAAAAGAGCGAAATAAAGGTGATCAATATGAAAGCTTTAAACAGCTCATACGACATGAAAAAGAAGGGTATGAGATAGAATTTCACGAAAAGGGCGGCAGTGATTTACTCGTATTTTCTCCTCATGGAGGTGACATTGAACCAGGAACAAGTGAAATTGTAGAAGCCTTTCAAGAAAGGTACTCTACATATTTGTTTGAAGGGACAAAGCAAGACAATAACCGTGACCTGCATATCACGAGTACCAATTTTGATGAACCCATTTTGGTTCAAATGATTAAAACGTATCCTTTTTCAATTTCCATCCACGGCTATAAAAGTGATAAAAGACACACGCTCGTTGGCGGCACAAATGAAAAAATGCAAAGAGCGGTTGTGCGAGAACTAAAAGATCGGGGATTTTCCGCAGAAATGGTACAAAAAGGAGAACCGCTTTCTGGTACAGATCCCAAAAATATAAATAATCAAAATGCGAGTGGTGAAAGTGTTCAGCTAGAAATTAGTACAGCGCAAAGAGAAGCTTTTTTTGACAATTTTGATACGAGAAAAGGAAAGAAAAAAGCATTCAGACGTTATATCAATGCGTTAAAAGAAGTACTAAGAGAATTCGATCCATCTTTGTAA